A genomic segment from Capra hircus breed San Clemente chromosome 15, ASM170441v1, whole genome shotgun sequence encodes:
- the RNF26 gene encoding RING finger protein 26: MEAVYLVVNGVGLLLDVLTLVLDLNFLLVSSLLASLAWLLAFIYNLPHTVLTSLLHLGRGVLLSLLALIEAMVRFTCGGLQALSTVLYSCCSGLESLKLLGHLASHGALRSREILHRGVLNMVSNGHALLRQICDVCAITMSLVAYVINSLVNICLIGTQNFFSLVLALWDAVMGPLWRMTDVVAAFLAHISSSAVAMSILLWTPCQLVLELLASAARLLASFVLVNLTGLVLLACVLAVTVTLLHPDLTLRLATRALSQLHARPSYHRLREDVVRLSRLVLGLEAWRRVWSRSLQLASWPNRGGAPGAPQGGPRRLPSARTWRQDALPEAGPRSEAEEEEVRMARVTAARGRERLNEEESVAGQDPWELLKEQEERKKCVICQDQSKTVLLLPCRHLCLCQACTEILMRHPVYHRNCPLCRRGILQTLNVYL, encoded by the coding sequence ATGGAGGCTGTGTACTTGGTAGTGAATGGGGTGGGCCTGTTGCTGGATGTGCTGACCTTGGTGTTGGACCTCAACTTCCTGCTGGTGTCCTCCCTCCTGGCTTCCTTGGCCTGGCTCCTGGCCTTCATCTACAACCTGCCACACACGGTACTGACTAGTCTTCTGCACTTGGGCCGTGGAGTCTTACTTTCACTGCTGGCCTTGATTGAAGCTATGGTCCGCTTCACCTGTGGGGGCTTGCAGGCCTTGTCTACGGTACTGTACAGCtgctgttctggcctggagagcctAAAGCTCCTGGGGCACTTGGCCTCCCATGGGGCGCTTAGGAGCCGGGAGATCCTCCACCGGGGTGTCCTCAATATGGTCTCCAATGGTCATGCTTTGCTGCGTCAGATCTGTGACGTCTGTGCCATCACCATGAGCCTAGTGGCCTACGTGATCAATAGCCTGGTCAACATCTGCCTCATTGGCACTCAGAACTTCTTCTCCCTTGTGCTGGCCCTGTGGGATGCAGTGATGGGGCCGCTGTGGAGGATGACAGATGTAGTGGCTGCCTTTCTAGCCCACATTTCCAGCAGTGCCGTGGCCATGTCCATCCTTCTCTGGACCCCCTGCCAGCTAGTGCTGGAGCTCTTGGCCTCAGCTGCCCGCCTCCTGGCCAGCTTTGTGCTTGTCAATCTCACTGGCCTGGTGCTGCTGGCTTGCGTGCTGGCAGTGACAGTGACTCTGTTACACCCAGACCTCACCCTGAGGCTGGCCACCCGGGCGCTCAGTCAGCTCCATGCCCGGCCATCCTACCACCGGCTCAGAGAGGATGTTGTGCGGCTCTCTCGGCTAGTTCTGGGCTTGGAGGCCTGGCGCCGAGTCTGGAGCCGTAGCCTGCAGCTGGCGAGCTGGCCAAACCGGGGAGGGGcccctggagccccccagggtgGCCCTAGGAGGCTGCCCTCAGCCAGGACATGGCGACAGGATGCTCTTCCTGAAGCTGGGCCCCGATcagaggcagaagaagaggaggTCAGGATGGCCAGAGTGACGGCTGCCCGGGGCCGGGAGAGGCTCAACGAGGAGGAGTCTGTAGCTGGGCAGGACCCGTGGGAATTGCTGAAGGAGCAGGAGGAGCGGAAGAAGTGTGTCATCTGCCAGGACCAGAGCAAGACGGTGCTGCTGCTGCCTTGCCGGCACTTGTGCCTGTGCCAGGCCTGCACTGAGATCCTGATGCGCCACCCCGTCTACCACCGCAACTGCCCACTGTGCCGTCGGGGCATCCTGCAGACCCTCAACGTCTACCTCTGA